One region of Peromyscus eremicus chromosome 4, PerEre_H2_v1, whole genome shotgun sequence genomic DNA includes:
- the LOC131908762 gene encoding protein FAM209-like, producing the protein MRTLRWFLFLPLCISCACAFMFSSLREKTKESPGKVPCGGHFRIRQNLPEHTQSWLGSKWLWLFFVVVIYVVLKFRGGSEKNKEQNPTCLRSCQFRSPPKKIQNVSPSKDFTFNTLTQLEMELVKFVSKVRNLKVSMATGSNPRLQIPDIPMDPHNNVTIYEIWGEEESE; encoded by the exons ATGCGGACGCTGAGATGGTTCCTGTTCCTGCCTCTGTGCATCTCTTGTGCCTGCGCCTTCATGTTTTCCTCGCTGAGGGAGAAAACCAAAGAAAGCCCAGGGAAGGTGCCTTGTGGAGGACATTTCCGGATTAGACAGAATCTTCCAGAGCACACCCAAAGCTGGCTTGGGAGTAAATGGCTCTGGCTGTTTTTCGTCGTTGTGATATATGTGGTGTTGAAGTTTCGAGGAGGCAGTGAGAAGAATAAG GAGCAGAATCCTACTTGCCTTCGCAGCTGTCAATTTCGCTCTCCACCAAAGAAAATTCAAAACGTTTCCCCCAGCAAAGACTTCACTTTCAATACTTTAACCCAGCTCGAGATGGAACTGGTGAAATTTGTGTCCAAGGTGCGGAATCTTAAAGTCTCCATGGCAACTGGCAGTAACCCCAGGCTGCAGATCCCAGATATACCCATGGACCCGCATAATAATGTCACAATATATGAGATATGGGGAGAGGAGGAGTCTGAGTGA